From Acropora muricata isolate sample 2 chromosome 14, ASM3666990v1, whole genome shotgun sequence, one genomic window encodes:
- the LOC136898481 gene encoding uncharacterized protein, producing the protein METNTAGILTGFGALMLFVAVVAAMGNGFILYIVKRDPLKCFNKPTNAFNISLIMVHFFGALIFIPFVGVLNILRERFSGDQSLPLAVFKLEALLVNFGIGSASLLFFLISTERAAAVMFPHFNKKWLTVTRAKNISVSTVSLCFLFCLFQFLPNFNAVFYFIFLHVFILLPAFGILISCVVRLRHFKKQARVSVASSGPFHLAQLFAREARKRTSDWVDKLSTMLSVLFPVLTNLFLFYAVKIVEITCEDCTEKKWFMILSNFNLVFLFLLSAFNPVLLYLRVVEYSRSIKHILRR; encoded by the coding sequence ATGGAAACCAACACTGCAGGAATTCTTACAGGCTTCGGAGCACTAATGCTGTTTGTCGCAGTTGTTGCTGCAATGGGAAATGGCTTTATTCTTTACATCGTGAAACGGGACCCTTTAAAATGCTTTAACAAACCAACGAACGCTTTCAACATTTCGCTGATAATGGTTCACTTTTTTGGTGCACTGATTTTCATACCATTTGTCGGTGTCTTGAACATCCTAAGAGAACGCTTCAGCGGCGATCAATCTCTGCCTTTAGCTGTGTTTAAACTGGAAGCTCTTTTGGTGAATTTCGGAATTGGTTCTGCatcgcttttgttttttctcatttcGACAGAACGAGCGGCCGCTGTTATGTTCCCACACTTCAACAAAAAATGGTTGACAGTGACAAGAGCAAAGAACATAAGTGTTTCAACCGTGTCTCTCTGCTTCCTATTTTGTCTGTTCCAATTTCTGCCAAACTTCAACGCAGtcttctattttattttcctccACGTTTTCATTCTCCTGCCAGCGTTCGGGATACTTATATCTTGTGTCGTGAGGTTGCGCCATTTCAAGAAACAAGCTCGTGTTTCGGTAGCGAGCTCTGGACCCTTTCACTTGGCTCAACTGTTTGCTCGTGAAGCAAGAAAAAGAACTTCTGACTGGGTCGATAAACTTAGTACAATGTTAAGCGTTTTGTTCCCTGTGTTGactaatttatttttgttttacgcAGTAAAGATAGTCGAGATAACATGTGAAGATTGTACGGAAAAGAAATGGTTCATGATTCTGAGCAACTTCAATTTGGTTTTTCTGTTTCTATTGTCGGCCTTTAATCCTGTTCTTTTGTACCTTCGAGTTGTTGAATATTCGCGTTCCATAAAGCACATCTTGAGGAGATAA